Proteins from one Haemorhous mexicanus isolate bHaeMex1 chromosome 34, bHaeMex1.pri, whole genome shotgun sequence genomic window:
- the PPAN gene encoding suppressor of SWI4 1 homolog isoform X16 → MDDVSQLLTGYLGDIGDTLGTAWGHHRDILGRMDDVSQLLTGDAGLSESEAEPDGSQNVLELPQNCAGRGNAVTLQSAIRLTEIGPRLTLQLLKVEEGLGQGNVLYHGLAPKGEEELRELQVRRERRLQVRAERRRQQEQNLERKRQQRERHRERSLAGMGRAPGGPTGGPGGPTGASGGDSDVEDPGAPEAGEAEASDEDEAEYYRQELGEEPDTDLFPGCSKRKRSPSAAPRARKRRKRSPKSTPGTPKFTPGTPKSTPGTPKFTPGTPKSTPGTPKSTPGSQKFHPGTQKSHPGHPKNPKSHPGTPKSRPGNPKFHPGTPKSQRGTPKSHPGSQKSTPGTPKFHPGSQKSTPGTPKSHPGSQKSTPGTPKSHPGHPKTPKSHPSKAGTPKSQRETPKSHPGHPKNPKSHPGTPKSRPGNPKFHPGTPKSQRGTPKSHPGSQKSTPGTPKSHPGHPKNPKSHPRKAGTPKSQRETPKSHPGHPKNPKSHRGKLLSPRKIPNFPRPGQARKRKN, encoded by the exons ATGGACGACGTCAGCCAGCTGCTCACAGGGtaccttggggacattggggacaccttggggacagcttggggacatCACAGGGACATCCTGGGTAGGATGGATGACGTCAGCCAGCTGCTCACCGG ggaCGCCGGGCTGTCCGAGAGCGAGGCGGAGCCGGACGGGTCCCAGAACGTTCTGGAACTGCCCCAGAACTGCGCCGGGCGCGGCAACGCCGTGACACTGCAGAGTGCCATCAGACTGaccgag atCGGGCCCCGTCTGAcgctgcagctgctgaaggtggaggaggggctgggccagggcaacGTCCTGTACCACGGCCTGg CCCCCAAAGGTGAGGAGGAGCTGCGGGAGCTGCAGGTGCGGCGCGAGCGGCGGCTGCAGGTGagggcggagcggcggcggcagcaggagcagaacctGGAGAGGAAACGGCAGCAGAGGGAGcggcacag AGAGCGCAGCCTGGCCGGGATGGGCCGGGCCCCAGGTGGCCCCACAGGTGGCCCAGGTGGCCCCACAGGTGCCAGCGGAGGTGACAGCGACGTCGAGGACCCCGGCGCACCTGAGGCAGGTGAGGCCGAGGCGTCGGACGAGGACGAGGCCGAATATTACAgacaggagctgggggaggagcCTGACACAG atttgttccctggctgctccaagaGGAAGCGAAGCCCCTCGGCCGCGCCCCGAGCCCGGAAACGACGGAAGAGGAGCCCAAAATCCacccctggaaccccaaaattcacccctggaaccccaaaatccacccctggaaccccaaaattcacccctggaaccccaaaatccacccctggaaccccaaaatccacccctggatcccaaaaattccacccAGGAacacaaaaatcccacccaggacaccccaaaaaccccaaatcccacccaggaacccccaaatcccgccctggaaatcccaaatttcatcctggcaccccaaaatcccaacggggaaccccaaaatcccatcctggatcccaaaaatccacacctggcaccccaaaattccatcctggatcccaaaaatccacacctggcaccccaaaatcccatcctggatcccaaaaatccacacctggcaccccaaaatcccacccaggacaccccaaaactcccaaatcccaccccagcaAAGctggaacccccaaatcccaacgggaaaccccaaaatcccacccaggacaccccaaaaaccccaaatcccacccaggaacccccaaatcccgccctggaaatcccaaatttcatcctggcaccccaaaatcccaacggggaaccccaaaatcccatcctggatcccaaaaatccacacctggcaccccaaaatcccacccaggacaccccaaaaaccccaaatcccaccccaggaaagctggaacccccaaatcccaacgggaaaccccaaaatcccacccaggacaccccaaaaaccccaaatcccaccggGGGAAGCTCCTGAGCCCCcggaaaatcccaaatttccctcgGCCAGGACAGGCCcggaaaaggaaaaattga